Within the Terriglobales bacterium genome, the region AGCCCACCGAAACGATAGTGATAAGGAAATCCTGCATATGCGCTACTTATGAGATGCCAACGCCGGGCGAAGGCTTCCAGACTTCTTGCCCACGAGGCTTTGAATCCGCTCGGCGGCCAGACGCCGGGCCTCGGCGTCCGCGGCTAGCACCTCGGCGATGGTGGCCGGATGCTGCTCCGGCGTCCGGCCGAGCACCTCTTCTATACTACGCGCAATCTCCGAGAAGCGGATGTCGCCGTCCAGAAACCCCGCCACCGCCACCTCGTCGGCGGCGTTCAGGGC harbors:
- a CDS encoding 1-deoxy-D-xylulose-5-phosphate reductoisomerase (catalyzes the formation of 2-C-methyl-D-erythritol 4-phosphate from 1-deoxy-D-xylulose-5-phosphate), translating into LRFPVGDLRHLDFSPPDVEKFPCLRLAYEAAQAGGAKTVALNAADEVAVAGFLDGDIRFSEIARSIEEVLGRTPEQHPATIAEVLAADAEARRLAAERIQSLVGKKSGSLRPALASHK